CGGCGCAGCAAGCCCAGCCGCCCCAGGCGCCCCCTGCCGCCCAGCCTGCGGGGCGGGGCCGCGGCGGTCCCCCGCTGCTGCCCACACCCCCGCTGACCGCGCCGCCGACGCCGACGGCCAACGGCCGGTTCGTGATCGGCCCGCCCTACAACCCGGCGCCCGAGCTCACCGTGAAGGACGGTGTGCCCAAGGGGACCGTCCACGAGTTCACGATGGACTCGAAGGACAGCAAGATCTACCCCGGCATCGCGCGTGGTCAAAACGGCGTCGTCCCCTACACGCGCCGCGTCGCCGTCTACGTGCCGGCCGGCTACAAACCCGGGACCCCCGTGCCGTTCATCGTCGCGCAGGACGGATTGTCGGCGAGCTACCGCAACAACATTCCGCCCGCGCTGGACACGTTGATTCACGAGAAGCGCGTCCCCGCCATGGTCGCCGTCATGGTGCACAACGGCGGCGGCGACGCGCAGGGCAGCCAGCGCGGACTGGAGTACGACACCGTCTCGGGGGTCTACACGGACTTCATCGAGACCGAAGTGCTGCCGCGGATCACGAAAGACTACGGGATCGAGTTCACG
The Vicinamibacterales bacterium genome window above contains:
- a CDS encoding alpha/beta hydrolase-fold protein, giving the protein MVPLGFVALIALTAAPSAQQAQPPQAPPAAQPAGRGRGGPPLLPTPPLTAPPTPTANGRFVIGPPYNPAPELTVKDGVPKGTVHEFTMDSKDSKIYPGIARGQNGVVPYTRRVAVYVPAGYKPGTPVPFIVAQDGLSASYRNNIPPALDTLIHEKRVPAMVAVMVHNGGGDAQGSQRGLEYDTVSGVYTDFIETEVLPRITKDYGIEFTKDPEGRATMGGSSGAACAFTMAWFHPELYRRVLSYSGTYVNQQSPLSPTSPRGAWEYHATYIPYSPAKPIRVWMHVGERDNRYWDQEETWHNWVLANERMAAALEAKGYKYQYVYARDSGHTPRDVIAATLPEALEWLWQGYPK